The Longimicrobium sp. genome includes the window CCCGGCGTGATGCGGTTATGCTCGTCGACGAAGATGAAGCGCGGGCGGTAGCCTTCCATGGCGGCTTCGTCGTACTGGCCGTAGCTGATGACGATCACCTTGTCGCCCGGGTGCACCAGCCGGGCGGCGGCGCCGTTCAGGCACATCTCGCCCCGGCCGCGTTCGCCGGGGATGACGTACGTTTCGAAGCGCGCGCCGTTGTTCACGTTCACCACGTGCACCTGCTCGTATTCCAGCAGGTCGGCGGCGTCCATCAGCTCGGGGTCGATGGTGATGGACCCGATATAGTTGAGATCGGCACCGGTAACCGTGGCCCGGTGGATCTTGCTCTTGCACATCGTGCGAAGCATGGCGGTCTCGCTCGTGTCCGGGGAAGCTGCCCTATCCCGA containing:
- the panD gene encoding aspartate 1-decarboxylase, producing MLRTMCKSKIHRATVTGADLNYIGSITIDPELMDAADLLEYEQVHVVNVNNGARFETYVIPGERGRGEMCLNGAAARLVHPGDKVIVISYGQYDEAAMEGYRPRFIFVDEHNRITPGALRALSS